One part of the Blastocatellia bacterium genome encodes these proteins:
- a CDS encoding DEAD/DEAH box helicase family protein: MAVNEAATRRLFIDRELTVAGWDVDDPALVGLEIPVDGAGAEPWNGITDYCLYQSNGEVIAVVEAKRTSRHARVADEQVRHYVTQIEHHQSFRPFGFMTNGADIYFWDVGEGTPRLVSRFFTPEDLENLLWIRQNKQPLSEMAINSQIAGRIYQQEAIRRIADAFEQSKRRALLVMATGTGKTRTAMALIDLFHRTNQARSVLFLADRDALVDQALKDGFQTHLPNEPRDRIYTHAIDKTKRLYVATLQTIGRCFNSFSPAFFDLIIFDEAHRSIFNRLGEVMDYFDGRMIGLTATPANFIDRDTFRLFDCHNNLPTYLYSYKRAVDEEFLVNYSLYQARTRFQRQGIRGVDLSEEEQNALIDQGLDPDEIDYSGTEIEKTVSNTDTLRRQWEELWEICHKDQSGQLPGKTIIFAMTQAHAQRLQIVFEQMFPQFPELVKAITSDTERVRDGSYGDGLITQFKKNDMPRIAISVDMLDTGIDVPEVVNLVFMKPVRSQIKLWQMIGRGTRNHEACRYFDRLPEGHKSEFKVIDFWENEFDKKAEEVTAQTIPVLVRIFNTRLNILNYYLKQQSSEDCKRVVADLRAQIAQIPLDSFAVRREYPKIEEAWKDAFWRFLSPSNIEFLRLKVGPLLRYVPDVDVAAATFTSKVERLKYQILTDKLRPDTLESIIEDVQRLPDFVYENPACKSSIELCLSSRLSNASPSELSTAIEMLAPKMRFRREQQNAFLMLDLPDYIATSGYVTLSDGGEQVYVTEYRERVERRILEIVESHPSIRAIREGREVSDNQLIELERTLRDKLGAKDIQLSTDNIRKAYGLKVGSLLGFIRYLLELESLPDYEVIVKRRFGQHIAAHHYNADQLRFLSAVQSVFLQQRRLQLADLYEGPFESFGNNAVERFFTPQQVEELLALTEQLAA; encoded by the coding sequence ATGGCTGTCAATGAGGCTGCTACACGAAGACTGTTCATTGATCGGGAGCTAACCGTCGCAGGCTGGGATGTGGATGATCCCGCGCTTGTCGGTCTGGAAATTCCGGTTGATGGCGCAGGAGCCGAGCCGTGGAATGGCATCACCGATTATTGTCTTTATCAAAGCAACGGCGAAGTCATTGCGGTAGTGGAAGCCAAGAGAACGAGCCGTCATGCGCGCGTCGCTGATGAACAGGTTAGGCACTATGTCACACAGATTGAACATCACCAGAGTTTTCGCCCGTTCGGTTTTATGACCAACGGCGCGGATATTTATTTCTGGGATGTTGGCGAGGGTACACCCAGACTGGTATCGCGGTTCTTCACGCCCGAAGATTTAGAAAACCTACTTTGGATAAGGCAAAACAAGCAGCCGTTGAGCGAAATGGCAATCAATAGCCAGATTGCCGGAAGGATTTATCAGCAGGAAGCAATTCGCCGCATCGCTGACGCTTTCGAGCAGAGCAAGCGCCGCGCGTTGCTCGTGATGGCGACAGGCACAGGCAAAACACGCACGGCGATGGCACTGATTGACTTATTTCATCGCACCAATCAAGCGCGGAGCGTTCTTTTCTTAGCCGACCGCGACGCCTTAGTTGACCAGGCTTTGAAAGATGGATTCCAAACACATCTGCCGAACGAGCCGCGCGACCGTATCTATACCCATGCCATTGACAAGACAAAACGCCTCTACGTCGCAACGCTGCAAACCATCGGGCGCTGCTTCAATTCATTCAGCCCGGCATTTTTCGATTTGATTATCTTCGACGAAGCGCATCGCTCAATCTTCAATCGTCTTGGCGAAGTAATGGACTACTTCGATGGGCGCATGATCGGTCTGACCGCAACGCCGGCGAATTTCATCGACCGCGATACGTTTCGCCTCTTCGATTGCCACAATAACCTACCCACCTACCTCTACAGCTATAAGCGTGCAGTTGACGAGGAGTTTCTTGTCAATTACAGCCTCTATCAAGCGCGCACGCGTTTTCAGCGACAGGGCATTCGCGGCGTTGACCTGTCCGAAGAAGAACAAAACGCCCTTATAGATCAAGGGCTTGATCCTGATGAAATTGATTACTCAGGGACAGAGATAGAAAAGACCGTCAGCAATACCGACACGCTGCGCCGTCAGTGGGAAGAGCTTTGGGAAATCTGCCACAAAGACCAATCGGGCCAGCTTCCTGGAAAGACGATTATCTTTGCAATGACGCAGGCCCATGCCCAGCGGCTGCAAATTGTCTTTGAGCAGATGTTTCCGCAGTTCCCCGAACTTGTGAAAGCCATCACCTCAGACACCGAACGTGTGCGCGATGGCAGCTATGGCGACGGGTTGATTACGCAATTTAAGAAGAACGATATGCCGCGCATCGCCATCTCAGTAGATATGCTCGACACCGGCATTGACGTTCCCGAAGTGGTCAATCTGGTTTTCATGAAGCCGGTACGTTCACAGATCAAGCTCTGGCAGATGATCGGGCGCGGGACGCGCAATCACGAAGCCTGTAGATACTTTGACCGGCTGCCGGAAGGCCACAAGAGCGAATTCAAGGTCATAGATTTCTGGGAAAACGAATTTGACAAGAAGGCCGAAGAAGTGACCGCGCAGACCATACCCGTACTAGTCAGAATCTTCAACACGCGGCTGAACATCCTCAATTATTATCTAAAGCAGCAAAGCTCGGAAGATTGCAAGCGTGTGGTTGCTGACCTGCGGGCGCAGATTGCCCAGATTCCGCTTGATTCATTCGCTGTACGCCGCGAGTACCCAAAAATCGAAGAAGCCTGGAAGGATGCTTTCTGGCGCTTTCTGAGTCCTTCAAACATCGAGTTTTTGCGGCTGAAAGTTGGGCCACTGCTACGCTACGTTCCCGATGTGGATGTGGCTGCGGCGACGTTCACTAGCAAAGTCGAGCGGTTGAAGTATCAGATTCTCACCGATAAGCTGCGGCCCGACACGCTCGAATCCATTATTGAGGATGTTCAACGTCTGCCCGATTTCGTTTATGAAAATCCTGCCTGCAAGTCATCCATCGAGCTGTGCCTTTCGTCTCGACTATCGAACGCCAGTCCGTCAGAATTGAGCACGGCCATTGAAATGCTGGCTCCGAAGATGCGCTTTCGCCGCGAGCAGCAGAATGCATTTCTCATGCTTGATCTACCCGACTACATCGCCACGAGTGGCTATGTCACTTTGAGCGATGGCGGCGAACAGGTTTACGTGACCGAATACCGCGAGCGAGTTGAACGCCGGATTCTCGAAATTGTCGAAAGCCATCCGTCTATTCGGGCGATTCGAGAAGGGCGCGAGGTGAGCGACAATCAACTTATCGAATTGGAACGTACGCTGCGCGATAAGCTTGGCGCGAAGGACATTCAGCTTTCGACTGACAACATCCGCAAGGCTTACGGCTTGAAAGTCGGCAGCCTGCTTGGATTCATTCGCTACTTGCTCGAACTCGAATCATTGCCCGATTATGAAGTCATCGTGAAGCGCCGTTTCGGACAACACATTGCCGCGCATCATTACAACGCCGACCAGTTGCGGTTTCTGAGTGCGGTGCAGAGCGTCTTTTTGCAGCAGCGCCGTTTGCAATTGGCCGATTTGTACGAAGGCCCATTTGAAAGTTTTGGCAATAATGCCGTTGAGCGTTTCTTCACACCGCAGCAAGTCGAAGAACTGCTCGCCCTGACCGAACAATTGGCAGCATAG
- a CDS encoding protein rep, producing the protein MADSKSVQIASLFRCQLRYCEFCHWRDSRRIFRKYFRRLLACVDEGYRLAILTLTIRNLSSIRSQDYDRLSQNLKMFFQHDLFKQHVYGGLSRIETTFNDNRQEFHPHIHIIIAYRACISQNEIKAVWKALTADIEDYEPSDSPAAQASSRSTWIKKIEFNKSNPARIRKAIRGALNYVCKFNPIASPEAFANYYCATNGKRLVRAYGGLRRRFVRALDNQWPLS; encoded by the coding sequence ATGGCTGATTCCAAGTCCGTACAAATCGCCAGTCTATTTCGCTGTCAGTTGCGTTACTGCGAATTTTGCCACTGGCGGGATTCTCGCCGGATTTTCAGAAAGTATTTCAGAAGGTTACTCGCCTGTGTTGATGAGGGCTATAGGCTGGCCATTCTTACGCTTACCATTCGCAATTTATCAAGTATCAGAAGCCAGGACTATGACCGGCTTTCTCAAAACCTCAAGATGTTTTTCCAGCATGATCTTTTCAAACAGCACGTGTACGGTGGACTCTCAAGAATAGAGACAACCTTTAATGATAATCGTCAAGAATTTCACCCGCATATTCACATCATAATCGCTTATCGAGCTTGCATATCCCAGAATGAGATAAAGGCTGTGTGGAAGGCTCTGACGGCAGATATAGAAGATTATGAGCCTTCAGATTCGCCTGCCGCCCAAGCATCCAGCCGAAGCACATGGATCAAGAAAATCGAGTTCAACAAGAGCAATCCAGCAAGGATTCGCAAGGCCATCAGAGGGGCACTCAATTACGTCTGTAAGTTCAACCCAATCGCTAGCCCAGAGGCTTTTGCAAACTATTACTGTGCTACAAACGGCAAACGACTTGTCCGAGCCTATGGAGGACTGCGCAGGAGGTTCGTTCGGGCTCTGGATAATCAATGGCCATTATCTTGA
- the tnpA gene encoding IS200/IS605 family transposase, with product MPETYHSSAHSRWNCAYHLVFVPKYRRKTMYGKIRRELGPIFHELARQKECRIVEGHIMPDHVHMLIEIPPKLSVASAVGFLKGKSAIEIARRFSGKRRNFNGECFWARGYAVSTVGFEIETVRAYIRDQETADKEGRF from the coding sequence ATGCCGGAAACCTATCACAGCTCGGCTCATTCGAGGTGGAATTGTGCATATCACCTTGTATTCGTGCCCAAATACCGGCGCAAGACAATGTATGGGAAAATCAGGCGGGAGCTTGGGCCAATCTTTCACGAGCTGGCAAGGCAGAAGGAATGCCGGATTGTAGAAGGGCACATTATGCCTGACCACGTACATATGCTAATCGAAATACCACCGAAGCTTTCTGTGGCCTCAGCAGTAGGCTTCCTAAAAGGAAAAAGCGCCATTGAGATAGCTCGGCGGTTTAGTGGCAAGCGCCGCAATTTCAATGGCGAGTGCTTCTGGGCAAGAGGTTATGCAGTATCAACCGTTGGCTTTGAGATAGAAACGGTGCGAGCGTACATCAGAGATCAAGAGACAGCAGACAAAGAAGGACGGTTTTAG